One stretch of Punica granatum isolate Tunisia-2019 chromosome 5, ASM765513v2, whole genome shotgun sequence DNA includes these proteins:
- the LOC116207121 gene encoding uncharacterized protein LOC116207121, which yields MGNCCRRGSSSMVWAGDEWESSMASEKEDEQPAFDKQRILSHLKASSSSSSRSFSGLSGGGSTSTTEVKIKITKKELEELLGKADVQNLSSEQVFSRLINASNGRYTVHQHDHWRPGLTSIPEVN from the coding sequence atgggAAATTGCTGCCGCCGGGGTTCGTCGTCTATGGTTTGGGCCGGCGACGAATGGGAGTCGTCGATGGCCTCCGAGAAGGAGGACGAGCAGCCAGCGTTCGATAAGCAACGGATTCTCAGCCATCTAAAggcttcttcctcttcatcttcaagaTCCTTCTCGGGATTGAGCGGTGGAGGTTCAACATCGACTACTGAGGTGAAGATAAAGATCACGAAGAAGGAGCTCGAGGAGCTGCTGGGGAAGGCCGACGTGCAGAACTTGAGCTCGGAGCAGGTTTTTTCCCGTCTGATAAATGCGAGCAACGGCCGCTACACCGTTCACCAGCATGATCACTGGAGGCCCGGGCTGACGAGCATTCCGGAGGTGAACTAG
- the LOC116207032 gene encoding extensin-like encodes MAQNNQPASFEESTPPTPVYSQPLMTHAPLPPTLAGAPPTHSGVVPPPVPSPETRAPSTSTDGARIVTLEGDITTLRGTINQMAADMAELMALLKGPNRASSNSTPPPGYEPTVDPNPWVPPTHAPEGVEAPTIHAPTCHPANVPPPSVTLSAVIPPPPSDPTTLVPPPMSISVPAPVYVAPPPMVFPVPNLHAPVYTSKPLTFQAPQPHINFSYPAPPPVNIPVSEPNTPTQAAFAAPLTNCLLETEVEQEQRLKKMEENIKALQSGGSRLDAGDGDWILFPGMRLPPKIKVPEFQRYHGTTDPRHHLRHYRGKMLQYWDYEEFVIHTFWDSLAGAALDWYMSLKAADIPT; translated from the coding sequence ATGGCGCAAAACAACCAACCCGCTAGTTTCGAGGAAAGCACTCCACCAACGCCGGTCTATTCTCAGCCGCTCATGACTCATGCACCGCTACCACCAACCCTTGCGGGCGCGCCTCCGACACACTCGGGAGTAGTTCCACCACCAGTCCCATCGCCGGAAACTCGAGCACCATCCACCTCCACTGATGGTGCCCGCATCGTCACATTGGAAGGCGACATCACCACATTGAGGGGTACGATCAACCAGATGGCTGCTGACatggccgagctcatggccTTGCTCAAGGGCCCAAACCGCGCCTCCTCAAACTCTACTCCGCCTCCGGGGTACGAGCCAACGGTCGACCCTAACCCTTGGGTCCCGCCGACCCATGCTCCGGAAGGTGTTGAAGCACCTACAATACACGCACCGACGTGTCACCCGGCCAATGTCCCTCCGCCATCGGTGACTCTCTCGGCGGTCATTCCTCCTCCACCGTCGGATCCGACCACTCTTGTACCGCCGCCGATGTCCATATCGGTTCCGGCTCCTGTTTACGTAGCTCCTCCGCCGATGGTCTTCCCGGTACCAAACCTCCACGCTCCCGTTTATACATCCAAGCCTCTCacattccaagctccacaaccccatatcAACTTCTCCTACCCAGCACCACCTCCCGTAAATATCCCTGTCTCTGAACCAAACACGCCAACTCAGGCGGCCTTCGCAGCTCCACTAACAAATTGTCTCCTAGAGACGGAGGTCGAGCAGGAGCagagattgaagaagatggaagagaaCATCAAGGCCCTACAATCAGGTGGATCTCGCCTCGATGCCGGCGATGGCGATTGGATTCTTttcccgggcatgcggctACCCCCGAAGATTAAGGTGCCTGAATTCCAAAGGTACCATGGCACGACCGACCCtcgtcaccatctccgtcactacagGGGAAAGATGTTGCAGTACTGGGACTACGAAGAGTTCGTCATCCACACGTTCTGGGACAGTTTGGCGGGAGCGGCTCTTGACTGGTACATGTCACTGAAAGCCGCGGATATCCCTACATGA